The Drosophila nasuta strain 15112-1781.00 chromosome 2L, ASM2355853v1, whole genome shotgun sequence genome window below encodes:
- the LOC132798939 gene encoding cysteine sulfinic acid decarboxylase — protein sequence MLASETFPTHHFKKSIYKPYNANVDDLASVTKTLALSTSSSSDAAVIDGAAAASMQPAAVEFDTPAKMLTTNSNSNNNNNNNNNISIKNNNNNNCSANGLSSFVASHPAAEFEGFIRACVDEIIQLAVFQGTNRSSKVVEWHEPAELRQLFDFELRDKPESQDKLRNLLRETIRFSVKTGHPYFINQLYSGVDPYALIGQWLTDALNPSVYTYEVAPVFTLMEEQVLAEMRRIVGFPDNGHGDGIFCPGGSIANGYAISCARYKYAPESKKNGLFNAKPLIIFTSEDAHYSVEKLAMFMGFGSEHVRKIATNELGKMRLSDLEAQIQLCLENNWQPLMVSATAGTTVLGAFDELVGISELCRKHNMWMHVDAAWGGGALMSKKYRQLLNGIELADSVTWNPHKLLSASQQCSTFLTRHAQILGQCHSTNAAYLFQKDKFYDTSFDTGDKHIQCGRRADVFKFWFMWKAKGSEGFTAHVEQVFTMAEYFTAKLRERPGFELVLDHPECTNITFWYVPPSLRQMERNQEFYDKLHKVAPKIKEAMIKKGSMMITYQPLRKLPNFFRLVLQNSCLDESDMLYFLNEIETLGQKL from the exons ATGCTGGCCAGTGAAACATTTCCCACCCATCACTTCAAGAAGTCTATATATAAGCCATACAATGCGAACGTTGATGATTTGGCAAGTGTGACCAAGACATTGGCCCTAAGCACGTCGTCATCGAGTGATGCAGCTGTGATCGAtggcgcagcagcagcatcaatgCAACCGGCCGCAGTCGAGTTCGACACACCAGCCAAAATGTTgaccaccaacagcaacagcaacaataataataataataataataacatcagcatcaaaaacaacaataataacaattgcaGTGCCAATGGTTTGTCCAGTTTTGTGGCCAGTCACCCAGCAGCTGAATTCGAAGGATTCATACGCGCCTGCGTTGATGAGATTATACAGCTGGCCGTGTTCCAGGGCACCAATCGCTCCTCCAAGGTGGTGGAATGGCATGAGCCCGCCGAGCTGCGACAGCTCTTTGATTTCGAGCTGCGCGACAAGCCAGAGTCGCAGGACAAGCTGCGTAATCTGCTTCGCGAAACCATACGCTTCTCGGTGAAGACAGGACATCCATATTTCATCAATCAGTTGTATTCGGGCGTCGATCCCTATGCCCTCATTGGCCAATGGCTAACGGATGCCCTCAATCCCAGTGTGTACACATATGAGGTGGCGCCAGTGTTTACACTCATGGAAGAGCAGGTGCTGGCCGAGATGCGACGCATTGTGGGCTTCCCGGACAACGGACATGGCGATGGCATCTTCTGCCCAGGCGGTTCGATAGCCAACGGTTATGCAATCAGCTGTGCACGCTACAAATATGCGCCCGAGTCCAAG AAAAACGGACTGTTTAATGCGAAGCCCTTGATAATATTCACCTCAGAGGATGCGCATTACTCCGTGGAGAAGCTGGCCATGTTCATGGGCTTTGGCAGCGAGCATGTGCGCAAGATAGCCACCAATGAGTTGGGCAAGATGCGACTCAGCGATCTGGAGGCGCAGATTCAGTTGTGTCTGGAGAACAACTGGCAGCCACTGATGGTATCGGCCACAGCTGGCACCACAGTGCTGGGCGCCTTTGATGAGTTGGTGGGCATCTCGGAGCTGTGCCGCAAGCACAACATGTGGATGCATGTGGACGCTGCTTGGGGCGGTGGTGCACTCATGTCCAAGAAGTATCGCCAGTTGCTCAACGGAATTGAACT CGCTGATTCGGTCACTTGGAATCCTCACAAGCTGCTGTCGGCGTCACAGCAGTGCTCCACCTTCCTCACGCGTCACGCACAGATTCTCGGCCAATGTCACTCGACAAATGCCGCGTACTTGTTCCAGAAGGATAAGTTCTATGACACCTCCTTTGATACGGGCGACAAGCACATTCAGTGTGGTCGTCGTGCGGATGTTTTCAAGTTTTGGTTCATGTGGAAGGCCAAAGGTAGCGAAGGATTCACGGCGCATGTGGAGCAGGTCTTTACCATGGCCGAGTACTTTACCGCCAAGCTGCGTGAGCGTCCTGGTTTCGAGCTGGTCCTCGATCATCCGGAATGCACCAACATCACGTTTTGGTATGTGCCGCCCAGTCTCAGGCAAATGGAACGCAATCAGGAGTTCTACGACAAGCTGCATAAGGTGGCGCCCAAGATCAAGGAGGCGATGATTAAGAAGGGCTCGATGATGATCACATATCAGCCGCTGCGCAAGCTGCCCAACTTCTTCCGTCTGGTGCTGCAGAACTCCTGCCTCGATGAATCCGATATGCTCTATTTCCTCAACGAGATCGAAACCCTGGGACAAAAATTGTAG
- the LOC132798945 gene encoding actin-related protein 2/3 complex subunit 1A-B, with product MAEKYTFGTSLASITCHAWNKDRTQIALSPNNHEIHIYRRDGSSWKLTDVLNQHDLRVMGIDWAKNTNRIVSCAADRNAYVWTQGDDGKWKPTLVLLRINRAATCVKWSPAENKFAVGSGARLISVCYFESENDWWVSKHIKKPIRSTVTSLDWHPNNVLLVAGSTDYKVRVFSAFIKDIEEPPSPTPWGNRKPLGQLMAEFRNSLTSGGGWINNVSFSSDGNKVCWVGHDSCVSIADATNGNAVIRCRTGYLPFLSCEWVSPTSVVVAGYSCVPLLYSLTSDNKLVLSGKLDKSQKREASGITAMSIFQSMDRNMRTENTDTAVDSIHQNAITSMRLYAGEKDSASKVSTSGVDGQLVIWNVEQGGINGGMRNLQI from the exons ATGGCCGAAAAGTATACCTTTGGCACCTCGCTGGCTTCCATAACGTGCCACGCCTGGAACAAGGATCGCACGC AAATCGCTTTATCACCGAATAACCATGAGATTCATATCTATCGTCGCGACGGTAGTAGCTGGAAACTGACCGATGTGCTGAATCAACACGACTTGCGTGTCATGGGCATCGATTGGGCCAAGAACACCAATCGCATCGTTAGTTGTGCCGCCGATCGCAATGCGTATGTTTGGACCCAAGGCGACGATGGAAAATGGAAGCCAACGCTTGTTCTGTTGCGCATCAATCGCGCCGCCACCTGCGTTAAGTGGTCACCGGCTGAGAATAAGTTTGCCGTCGGCTCGGGCGCTCGCCTAATATCGGTCTGCTACTTTGAATCCGAGAACGATTGGTGGGTCTCCAAGCACATTAAGAAGCCCATACGCTCCACGGTAACTTCGCTGGACTGGCATCCCAATAATGTGCTGCTCGTGGCTGGATCCACGGACTATAAGGTGCGGGTGTTCTCTGCCTTCATCAAGGACATTGAGGAACCACCATCACCTACGCCATGGGGCAATCGCAAGCCCCTGGGCCAGTTGATGGCCGAGTTTAGGAACTCGCTCACATCTGGCGGCGGCTGGATTAACAATGTGAGCTTTTCCAGCGATGGCAACAAAGTGTGCTGGGTGGGCCACGACAGCTGTGTAAGCATTGCCGACGCCACCAATGGCAACGCTGTTATACGCTGCCGCACCGGCTATTTACCCTTCCTCTCCTGCGAATGGGTGTCGCCCACCTCAGTGGTCGTCGCCGGTTACAGTTGTGTTCCGCTGCTGTACAGTTTGACTTCGGACAATAAGCTGGTGTTGAGTGGCAAACTGGACAAGTCACAGAAACGAGAGGCTAGTGGCATAACAGCTATGAGCATTTTTCAATCGATGGATCGCAATATGCGAACGGAGAATACGGACACAGCTGTGGATTCTATACATCAGAATGCCATTACGAGCATGAGACTGTATGCTGGTGAGAAGGACAGTGCCAGCAAGGTGTCCACGTCAGGTGTCGATGGTCAGCTGGTTATTTGGAATGTGGAACAGGGCGGCATCAATGGCGGCATGAGAAATctgcaaatttaa
- the LOC132798936 gene encoding DNA polymerase subunit gamma-1, mitochondrial, with translation MRLLRCYATKVGRDHYASSSTKVFRKLPSKNNKPKPKPKHAQQADEEYAENLVKVQMISQNLHRQIFPQALRQYSDVQKAAANLYNAELKRHGIDVASTSCMPDVQLKLPQLRGPNIEQHFHAIAKEQVQPYLALLHPLVACNELPAKPKRWAFYAGWTAYDPTDGSATPVQKPLEHGLVFDVEVCVREGSTPVLATAVSTKRWYCWVSPRLTKHRLNVPSMDPIDVDHNNERPHYSLDELISLGRDEPSLIVGHNVSYDRARLREQYLIEDTGTRFVDTMSLHMCVSGVTSYQRAMLKSKKEPAVEDLEWLEQSSLNSLVDVHRLYCGGDELSKEPRNIFVEGTLDQVRQHFQSLVNYCAGDVEATHRVLRVLYPLYAERFPHPVTLAGMLEMGSAYLPVNSNWERYIRDAQLTYEDLSIEAKYHLGRRAEEACALLHDEQYRQHLWLWDEDWSVQTLKLKQPPKRKPLPSVELQHRDLSTNQRQLQQKFQHLYDQRALLPARRPLLPGYPQWYRKLCRKPPSVYSEDEPLADEEEELWTPGASEISTGMQIAPKLLSLCWEGYPLHYKREHGWGFLVPFRSDSISAHTKLPMDQLLERCAIPEFARQFASEEHSELAMDMLPQQIDEQLGKRQHYKKISQRQQRLEENYKGSGVWCNQVLDDICFFLKLPHKNGPSFRVGNPLSKDFLNKFSEHALSSGDPTCQGASRVIEIARMMSYWRNNRDRILNQMVVWLQPEELPTALASHAQRIAYGAICPQVVVAGTLTRRAMESTWMTASNSRANRIGSELRAMVQAPPGYKLVGADVDSQELWIASVLGDSYAHGEHGATPLGWMTLSGSKANGSDMHSITAKVVGISRDQAKVINYARIYGAGQQFAETLLQQFNPSLSASEAKAKAMKMFAATKGKRVYRLREEFHDELDDRAYSSYEANRLAMQRQRSIGEVFHRPSWQGGTESAMFNRLEEIATRKQPETPFLGCRLSRALESQDQEQRFLPTRVNWVVQSGAVDFLHLMLVSMRWLLGPHARFCLSFHDELRYLVKDDVAPKAALAMHITNLLTRSFCASRIGLTDLPMSVAFFSSVEVDTVLRKECTMDCQTPSNPHGLKIGYGIAPGQSLSISEAIEKAGGSDVSQWEWLKEESN, from the exons ATGCGTCTGTTACGCTGTTATGCTACCAAAGTTGGCCGCGACCATTATGCTAGCAGCAGCACTAAAGTGTTTCGCAAATTGcccagcaaaaacaacaaaccaaaaccaaagccCAAACATGCGCAACAAGCTGATGAGGAATATGCCGAAAATCTAGTAAAAGTGCAGATGATATCGCAGAATTTACATAGACAAATCTTTCCCCAGGCATTGCGACAATACAGCGATGTGCAGAAGGCAGCTGCCAATCTGTACAATGCGGAACTAAAGCGACACGGCATTGATGTAGCAAGCACATCGTGCATGCCGGATGTGCAGCTAAAGTTGCCGCAATTGCGCGGTCCGAACATTGAGCAGCACTTCCATGCTATTGCCAAGGAACAAGTGCAGCCTTACTTGGCGCTGCTGCATCCACTTGTGGCCTGCAATGAACTGCCCGCGAAACCCAAGCGTTGGGCCTTCTATGCCGGCTGGACAGCATACGATCCAACGGATGGGAGCGCGACTCCAGTGCAGAAACCGTTGGAGCACGGCCTTGTGTTCGATGTggaagtgtgtgtgcgtgagggCAGCACCCCAGTGCTGGCCACAGCTGTCAGTACCAAGCGATGGTATTGTTGGGTAAGTCCAAGACTAACGAAGCATCGGCTAAATGTACCATCCATGGATCCCATCGATGTGGATCATAACAACGAACGACCGCATTACAGTTTAGACGAACTCATTTCCCTGGGGCGCGATGAGCCGTCTCTAATTGTCGGTCACAATGTCTCATACGATAGAGCGCGATTGCGGGAGCAGTATTTGATTGAGGACACGGGCACACGCTTTGTGGATACCATGTCGCTTCATATGTGCGTCAGCGGCGTCACTAGCTATCAGCGTGCCATGCTCAAGTCGAAAAAGGAGCCGGCTGTGGAGGATCTCGAATGGTTAGAGCAGAGTTCGCTCAACAGTTTGGTAGATGTGCATCGTTTGTATTGCGGCGGCGACGAATTGTCCAAGGAACCGCGCAACATCTTTGTGGAGGGCACGCTGGATCAGGTGCGCCAGCACTTCCAGTCGTTGGTTAATTACTGCGCTGGTGACGTAGAGGCAACACATCGAGTGTTGCGCGTGCTTTATCCACTCTACGCCGAACGCTTTCCACATCCTGTTACTTTGGCGGGCATGCTAGAAATGGGTTCCGCCTATCTGCCCGTAAACTCCAACTGGGAGCGCTATATCCGTGATGCACAGCTGACCTATGAGGATCTCAGTATTGAGGCCAAATATCACTTGGGTCGTCGAGCAGAAGAAGCTTGTGCCTTACTCCATGATGAGCAATATCGTCAGCATCTTTGGCTGTGGGATGAGGACTGGAGCGTACAGACGCTCAAATTAAAGCAGCCGCCCAAGCGTAAGCCATTACCCAGCGTGGAGTTGCAGCATCGTGATCTCAGCACAAACCAACGGCAGCTGCAACAGAAGTTTCAACATCTCTACGATCAACGCGCCTTGTTGCCAGCGCGTCGTCCCTTGTTGCCCGGCTATCCGCAATGGTATCGCAAATTATGTCGCAAGCCTCCCTCAGTTTACAGCGAGGATGAGCCGCTGGCTGATGAGGAGGAAGAGCTTTGGACGCCGGGTGCCAGTGAAATTAGTACTGGCATGCAGATTGCTCCTAAATTATTGTCGCTTTGCTGGGAGGGCTATCCCCTCCACTACAAGCGGGAGCATGGCTGGGGATTTCTGGTACCATTTCGAAGTGATTCAATCTCCGCGCACACTAAACTGCCCATGGATCAGCTGCTTGAGCGCTGTGCCATCCCAGAATTTGCTCGGCAATTTGCTTCGGAGGAACACAGCGAGCTGGCCATGGATATGCTGCCCCAACAAATAGATGAGCAGCTGGGCAAGCGACAGCATTACAAAAAAATCTCGCAACGTCAGCAACGGCTTGAAGAAAACTACAAAG GCTCCGGAGTCTGGTGTAACCAGGTGCTAGACGACATCTGCTTTTTCCTCAAACTTCCCCACAAGAACGGACCGTCGTTTCGGGTGGGCAATCCGTTGTCTAAGGACTTTCTCAACAAGTTCTCGGAGCACGCGTTGAGTAGTGGAGATCCCACTTGCCAGGGGGCGTCGCGGGTCATTGAGATTGCTCGCATGATGTCCTACTGGCGCAACAATCGTGATCGTATTCTTAATCAAATGGTTGTTTGGCTGCAGCCAGAGGAGCTGCCTACGGCACTGGCTTCGCATGCTCAGCGCATTGCCTATGGCGCCATTTGTCCGCAGGTTGTCGTGGCTGGCACCTTGACGCGTCGCGCTATGGAATCCACCTGGATGACAGCGTCCAATTCACGCGCCAATCGCATTGGCTCCGAGTTGCGTGCCATGGTTCAAGCCCCGCCAGGTTATAAGCTCGTCGGTGCAGACGTGGACTCTCAAGAGCTATGGATAGCCTCAGTGCTGGGTGATTCCTATGCGCATGGCGAGCATGGTGCCACGCCTTTGGGTTGGATGACCCTCAGCGGCAGCAAGGCCAATGGCAGCGACATGCATTCCATCACCGCCAAAGTGGTGGGTATCTCTCGTGATCAGGCTAAGGTGATAAACTATGCACGTATCTATGGAGCTGGACAACAATTTGCCGAGACGCTGCTGCAACAATTCAATCCCTCGCTAAGCGCCAGCGAAGCCAAGGCCAAGGCCATGAAGATGTTTGCGGCCACAAAGGGCAAACGTGTCTATCGGCTGCGAGAAGAGTTCCATGACGAACTGGATGACAGAGC ctacagcagctATGAGGCTAATCGCCTGGCAATGCAACGTCAACGTTCCATTGGCGAGGTGTTTCATCGTCCAAGCTGGCAGGGTGGCACGGAGAGTGCCATGTTCAATCGGCTGGAGGAGATTGCCACACGTAAGCAGCCCGAGACGCCGTTTCTCGGCTGCCGCTTGAGCCGTGCCTTGGAGTCGCAGGATCAGGAGCAACGATTTCTGCCCACTCGTGTCAATTGGGTGGTGCAAAGTGGTGCCGTTGACTTTCTGCACTTGATGTTGGTGAGCATGCGTTGGCTGCTCGGACCTCACGCGCGTTTCTGTTTGAGTTTTCACGACGAACTGCGCTATCTAGTCAAGGATGATGTAGCTCCGAAAGCCGCACTGGCCATGCACATTACCAATTTGCTAACACGCTCCTTTTGTGCCTCTCGCATTGGACTCACCGATCTGCCCATGTCCGTTGCCTTTTTCTCGTCCGTCGAAGTGGACACCGTACTGCGCAAAGAGTGCACCATGGACTGCCAGACGCCCTCAAATCCACATGGCCTTAAAATTGGCTACGGCATTGCGCCCGGTCAGAGTCTTAGCATAAGCGAGGCCATCGAGAAGGCAGGAGGTTCTGATGTCAGTCAATGGGAGTGGCTCAAAGAAGAGTCAAATTAA
- the LOC132798942 gene encoding origin recognition complex subunit 5 isoform X2 — MEQICAALEPQFPCRETAITTLGELIGDCEEAYPPVIYVFGHSGTGKTTLINSFLKQCQKQQKVRIAQLNAIECYTTKIMIENVLDSLAVQQSPADNMLEFVEQLRCLHTAETHGFLIAIDNAERLRDMDANVLPVLMRLQQITSLNVCVLLLSQLPFEKYYNKTGLSEIITLHLGQYNKAETLRILSTDFDQVRQQLLQQQSQEQQQQQRLDISSSTRLAVMCLNYV; from the exons atggAGCAAATCTGTGCAGCGTTGGAGCCGCAATTTCCGTGTCGGGAAACAGCTATAACGACTTTGGGCGAACTTATTGGCGACTGTGAAGAGGCCTATCCACCTGTAATCTATGTTTTCGGCCACAGTGGGACAGGCAAAACAACATTAATTAACAGCTTCCTGAAACAATGCcagaagcagcaaaaagtACGCATTGCACAACTAAATGCCATAGAATGTTATACGACCAAGATCATGATAGAGAATGTGCTGGATTCGTTGGCGGTGCAACAGTCGCCGGCCGACAATATGCTGGAATTTGTGGAACAATTGCGTTGTTTACACACGGCAGAAACGCATGGTTTTCTTATTGCCATCGACAATGCGGAAAGATTGCGGGACATGGACGCGAATGTGCTTCCCGTGTTGATGCGACTACAGCAGATAACCAgtctgaatgtgtgtgtgctactGCTCTCCCAGCTGCCCTTTGAGAAGTATTACAACAAGACGGGACTAAGTGAGATTATCACGCTTCACTTGGGCCAATATAACAAGGCGGAAACGTTGCGCATTCTCAGCACCGACTTTGATCAAGTGCGTCAGCAACTGCTACAGCAACAATcacaggagcaacagcagcagcaacgactgGACATTT CGTCTTCTACAAGGCTTGCCGTGATGTGCCTGAATTACGTCTAA